The genomic window GTCCTGAGCTCACCCATGTCTTCAGCGACAGCGGTGCCACGGTGATCGTCACGGATGGCAGGCAGGGCATGCTGGGCTCCCGGATCCCGGGAGAATTCGCCGAGCTCGTCGTCCCGGTGGAAACACTGCTGGCCGCCCCGGACCCCGGAGTTCCGGACGTGGACCCGAGTTCGCTGCCCGGCTGCGAGCGGGACGCGTCCGACGTGGCGCACCTGCTCTACACCTCGGGCACCACCGGCAGGCCCAAGGGTGCGATGCACACGCACGCGAACCTGCTCTTCAACGCACGCACCGTCCGCGAGCGCCTCGGGGCAGGGCCGGACGAACGCACGCTCATCGCTGCTCCGATGTTCCACGCGGTCGGCGTGGTGTCGCAGTTCGTCGGATTCGTCACAGCCGGCGGCTGCTGCGTCTTCACGCCGGAGTTCAAGGCGAAGACCGTGGTGGAGCTGATGGCCCGCGAGCGGATCACGTTCTTCGCCGGCGTCGCCGCGATGCTCCGCCTGATCCTCCTCGAAGCCGAACACACCGCCCCCGATCTGTCCAGCCTGCGCCTCTTCGTCATGGGCGGCTCCCCGGTTCCGGAGGACTTCCCGGGCGAGGTCGCAAAGCGTCTGCCCGGTCTGACCCTCGCCAATGTGTGGGGGCTGACCGAGGGCACCTCGATCACCACGTACACCGAGGGCGAGGAGTACTCCGCGCATGCCGGAACAGTGGGACTGCCCGTGGCGGGACTCGAGGTCGCGGTCTCGGCCGGCGGTGGCCGGCCGGAGGACCTGCGGGACACCGTGGGCGAGTTGTGCATGCGCGGCCCCGCGGTGAGCGCTGGCTACTGGAACAACCCGGACGCCACAGCCGCGACCTTCGTCGACGGGTGGCTGCACACCGGAGATGTCGGCAGCGTGGACGGCCAGGGCTTCGTGCGCGTGCTCGACCGTCTCAAGGACATGATCATCCGTGGCGGGGAGAACGTCTACTGCCTGGAGGTCGAGAACGCGCTGAACACGCATCCCGACGTCGCCGATGTCGCCGTGGTCGGCGTGAGTGACCCGATTCTGGACGAACGGGTGCGCGCGGTGGTCGTGCCGCGCTCCGGCTGCTCCCCCGACGTGGAGTCTCTGCGCAGGCACGCCGCGGCCTCGCTGGCCGACTACAAGGTGCCTTCCGAGTTCCTCTTCGTGGAGGAACTGCCGCGCAACGCGTCCGGCAAGGTCCTGAAGCGCAGTCTCGTGGAGATCGCGCTCACCGCTCCCGACGACGACCGGCCTCGCGCGGGCGACGTCACCGAGGAGAATGATGCGCTCCCCCTCTGAACCGGTCACCGGGCAATCCGACCCCCACACCGTCGTCGACGTCGTGATCGTGGGCGCGGGGTTCAGCGGGCTGGGCGTCGCAGCCATGCTCGACAGGGCGGGTTTCGCGTCGTTCGTGATCCTCGAGGCCGCCGACGACCTCGGCGGCGCCTGGCGCGACAACACGTATCCGGGGTGCGGTTGTGACATCCCGTCCCCGCTGTACTCGTACTCCTTCGATCAGAAGGCTGACTGGAGCAGGCTTTTCGCCAGGCAGCCGGAGATCCTGGGCTATCTGCGTGATGTCGCCCACCGGCGACGGCTCGTCGGCCGGGCCCGCTTCGGCCGGCGGGTCGACAGCGCCCGGTGGATCGGGGCAGAGGCCCGCTGGGAGGTGATGACTTCAGCCGGCGAGACGTATCGCGCGCGGTTCCTCGTCTCCGCGGTGGGTCCGCTGCATCATCCCGCCTACCCGGATCTGCCCGGGATCGATTCGTTCGACGGGCCGGCCTTCCACTCCGCGGCCTGGCGGCACGACGTCGACCTGCGCGGCAAGCGGGTGGCGGTCATCGGCGCAGGCGCCAGCGCGATCCAGTTCGTTCCGGCGATCGTGGACGAAGTCGCGGCGCTCACCGTCTTCCAGCGCACTCCGCCGTGGATAGTCCCCAAGGCCGACCGCCCTTTCGACAGGCGCCACCGTCTGCTCGCCCGGTGGTTCCCTCCCTACCGCTGGTGGGTACGTGAGCGGCTGTTCCGGATCCACGAGGAGCGGGCTGCCGGGTTCGTGAGCGACCGCAGGGCCATGGCGAAGACCGAGGCGCTGGCGCGCAGGCTGATCGAGAGGCAGGTACCCGACCCGGACATGCGCACGGCGGTCACTCCTGACTACGCCGTCGGCTGCAAACGGCTCCTCGTCTCGAACGACTGGTATCCCGCTCTGGCCAGACCCCATGTCCAGGTGCGGCGCGGCGGGGTCGGTGAGGTGCGGCCGGGTGGCGTCGTCGGTGACGACGGAGTCGAGGTCGCGGCCGACGTCCTCGTCTACGGAACCGGATTCGACTCCCAGAACACCGTACGCATCGACATCACGGGACGAGGCGGTGTGACACTCGCCGAAGCCTGGGAGGACGGCAATCAGGCCTACCTCGGGACCACCGTCGCCGGATTCCCCAACATGTTCCTTATGGTCGGGCCGAACACCGGACTCGGGCACAACTCGCAGATCTTCATGATCGAGTCGCAGGCCCGCTACGTCGTCTCCCTCCTGCGCCGGTTGCGCCGCCGCCGTGCGGACTCGCTCGAGGTGCGTCCGGATGTCCAGGGCGCCTTCAACGAGTGGATGGACGGGCGCATGGCCGGCACCGTCTGGCAGTCCGGCGGTTGCCGCAGTTGGTACCAGGATCCGCGTTCGGGCCGTAACACCGTCCTGTGGCCCGGCACCGCGCTGGCCTTCCGGCGCCGCACCCGGCGCATCAGGATGACGGACTACCGGGTGGAGCGAAGGGGAAGTGGCGACGCGCGCGGCGGCAGGAGTCGGTGAGGGCCGCCTACGGCCATGGCTCGTTCACGGCCTGGCCGACGCGCACGGCGGGCGCCCGCCGTGCTTCGCGCGGACCGGTGCACCTCCGCACCACGATGGACTTCACCGAACCGGTAGAGCGGCCCACCCGTCTCCACAACGACGCCGATGGTCGGCACAGAAGCAGGAAGCAGGAAGCAGGAAGCGCCGCGAACGCATCGTGACCGCAGAGGCACCCAGCGGATCCGACCGGCCGGCACAGACCCGCATCATGGGCCGTGACATTACTAACGCCGGATACACATATACGTCGAAACCGTCGTACCTTGATACGTCAAGCAAGGCGTACACGCAGGAGAAATGACGAATGGGGCGTTCATGCGCACTTTCACCCGCAGGGGCATTCTCGGCCTGAGCGCGGGCGCAGCAGCCGCCGTAGGACTCGCGGCGTGCCACTCCCTCGCATCGCCGAAAAGTGCGCACGCGGTCGACGGCCCGAGCGGCACCCCCGCCGCCCCCGGTACCACCGGACCCGCCGAACCCACCGTCCGGCTCATCGGAGACGGTTCGACCTCGTACACCGGGAAGCAGCCGCACCAGCCTGCCGCACCCGTGCCACTGGAGCCCAGCCAGACCCCTCCTCAGTTCGTCGTCTTCTCCTGGGACGGCGCGGGCGAGGTCGGCAACGGGCTCTTCCCCCGTTTTCTCGACCTGGCTCAGCAGCACGGGGCGTACATGACCTTCTTCCTCTCGGGCCTGTATCTGCTGCCCGAGTCGAAGAAGCGGCTGTACGACCCTCCGAACAATCCGCGCGGCGCCTCGGACATCGGCTATCTCACCGACGAGCACGTCCAGGCCACCCTCGCGAACGTGCGCCGGGCCTGGCTGGAGGGCCATGAGATCGGCACGCACTTCAACGGCCACTTCTGTGGCGGTCGTGGCAGCGTCGGCAACTGGACGCCCCAGCAGTGGCGGACGGAGATAGACCAGGCCAAGTCGTTCGTGAAGGAGTGGCGGACCAACACCGGCTGGACCGACGAGCCGCCTCTGCCCTTCGACTACGACAAGGAACTGGTGGGCGGTCGGACCCCGTGCCTGCTCGGTCAGGACAGTCTGCTCCCCACGGCGCTCGAGCTCGGATGGCGCTACGACGCCTCCTCACCCGGAGGCCGTCAGGTCTGGCCCGTGAAGAGGGAGGGGGTCTGGGACCTGCCGTTGCAGCAGATTCCCTTCCCCGGACACTCCTTCGAGGTCCTGTCGATGGACTACAACATGCTCGCCAACCAGTCGGTCAACTCGACGCGGGCTCCCGCCTACAACTACCCCGGCTGGCGGGACCAGGCCACCCAGGCCTACATATCCGGCTTCCAGCGGGCCTACGAGTCGAATCGGGCGCCGTTCTTCATCGGCAACCACTTCGAGGAGTGGAACGGCGGTATCTACATGGACGCCGTCGAAAAGGCGCTTGAGCACATAGCTCAGGAGAGGGACAACGGCGGCGACGTGCGCCTCGTCTCCTTCCGCCAGTTCACCGACTGGCTCGATGTTCAGCGGCCCGAAGTGCTGGCCGCGCTGCGTGGGCTGGATGTCGGCCGGCAGCCGACGGAAGGGTGGGCCGGCTTCCTGGGAAGCCGGCCCGGCACGGCCGGGACACCGGGGGCCTCCGAGGCTCCTGACCGGCGTGACTCCGGAGCCGCCGCCTGAGGAGGCGGGCCGCATCTGCTGAAGCGCCGAAAGCCGACGAGCGGACGCTCGTCGGCTTTCGGCACGTGATCGCGCCTGCGACAGACCCGTCAGGCGTGATCCGAAGGCACCAGGGACCGGGCTCGCAGGCCCTCAGCGCCCCGGCCGAGGGATCCGGCCGGAACACCGACGCTCTGCCGTGGTGCGCGCCATGGGGTCAGCCCAGGTCGGTGATGAACCGGGTGAGAATGTGCGCGAAGTCCTCCGGGGCCTCCAGATGAGGAGCGTGTCCGACGCCCGGCAGGATTTGCACGGCACCGCGCCAGAGCGTCGGCATGCTGATTCCGTTCAGGTACTCCGAACTGACCAGCTGTTCGCCCTCACCGTGCAGCACCGCAAGGGGCTGCGTCAGGTGTTCCACGACAGCCCTCTCGTCGGCGAAGGCCCCAGCCTGGAGACTCGCCAGGAGGCCGGCGCGAGCCGCCCCGTCGGTGGCGAGCACGTCCGCGACGAGCTCTTCGGTCGGCAGCTTCGATCCAGGGGCCAGGAAACTCCTGGCGTAGGACAAAGCTGCTTCGGCGTCCACTTCCGGGGAGAATCCGACGCCCATGGCGGGGTTCGGCAGGAAGGCCCGGCCGACATCGGCCGGGCTGCCGACGGGCGGGGTACCGAAGAGGACGAACCCTGCGGCCTCGGGCAGTACGGAGGCTGCTTCAAGGGCTATGTGTCCTCCCAGGCTCCAGCCGACCATCACCGCGTCCTCAGCCTGCAGTTCCCTGACGAAGCCGGCGAGAACGGAAGCGTAGGACCGCAGTGAGTAGTCGTCGGCCCGCCCGAAGTGTGCTGACCCGCCGTGGCCGGGCAGGTCCGGTGCGAGGCAGCGGTACCGCTCACCGAAGGGGCCGTTGAGCAGGTGCCGCCAGACACGGCTGGAGGAGGAGTTCCCGTGCACCAGGACGACCGTCCGCCCGGTTCCTTCCGAGGCGGTGTAGCTGACGCGCTGCCCGTCGATGCTGATCCGCTGTTCCTTCACAAGGCTTCCTTCTTCCTGGACCCGACGCGCCGCTTCTCATCCGCGTTCAACGGCTGTTCCGTCACAAAGAAGCGGCCAGGGTGATGGCGGAGGCTACCGCAAGAACAAGGAAGATGACCGGGGCCATAGCTGCGTTGCGGGCGGCGCTGTCCCGGTAGTCGCCCCACTTCGTGTGGAAGCTGATCGCCCCGAGGAACACGACGGCCAGGCCGGCCGCAGCCGCGATACCCAGCGGCTGCCACCAGATGCCGACGACGAGGCCGATACCCGCGGCCACTTCGGCCAGGCCTATCAGGCGGACCATGGTGGCGCTGAGGCCCTTCTGGATCAGACCGTCAGGCACATCACCCTTGAGCTGCGCCTTGGGGGCGCCGGCGGCGAGAGTTGCGAGGGCCAGCAGGATGCTGAGGACAACGGCTGCAATGTACATGATCATTCCTTCTCGTAATGTCTGAAGACAGATGTGGATGTTGTGCTTCTGGGGACTTTGCGCGAGCCCACCGGACTTGTCCTGAGTGAGGATTGCGTCCGGGTGAGTTCTTCCTAACCGGCGCGTCGGCTCGTGGCGACTGCGACTGCGCAGGTGTCAAGGCGGACAACGTGGTTCGTGCCTCATCACAGCCTGCCCGCCCGCTGGTTCACGGCAACGGCCCGCTCGATCAGCGCCGGGTCGGCCAGGGTGTCGGGGTGGGCGAACATGAACCGAACCGCCTGGCACGCCTCGGCAATCGTCGCGTCGGTCCGGGCAGCCTGCATGAGCTGCTCCATCGCGGACCGCTGCCGTTGAAGTTCTTCACTCCTCTCGACTCCCTGGAGGATGTCCGTCCGCACGGCGTCCGCGCTCGCGGAGAGTCCCCATGCAGCGTCCGTCGCGACCTTCTGCGAAGCGAAGAAGCGCTGTCCGGGAAGGGCGAGATCGGGGTCACTGGCGAGGTAGTCGGACAGACAGGCCGCGTGCAGAGCGGCTGAGGACACACCTTGGGCGTACTTCGCGTTGAGGGACACCGCCGCGTCCCCGACGCTCACGATGCGGGCCGGGAAGTGCGCGAGCCCGACGAAGTCGCGGCGCCTGCTGGTGGCCTGACGGAATCTCATCACATCGCGGACGACGACACCGTCGGCAGCCCTGCTGAAGGACGCCGGAAGCCTGTCACAGAGCGCACGGAATTCCTCCATCGACCCGGGAGGCTTGTTGCCTCCGTAGACGAGCAGGCAAACCATTCGCTGGTCGTTCTCGACCGGAACGACCAGGCCCGCGGCCAATCCACCCGGACCTGCGAACTGCGGGTACTGGAGTGTCGTGAACCGCCGGTCTGCGCCTGTGCCGGCTCCGCCGAACACGGCGGTCGTGTAGTGGATGCCGGTCTCCATGCGCTGCTGGTGAGGCCGGCTGTAGCCCGCCTCGTCCAGCCAGTCCGAAAGGTTACTGGAACGACCCATCGCGTCCACGACGAAGTCGACGGGCAGGATGTCCTCGCCGTCCACCTCCAGGTACCGGACGGCACTCACCGCGTCGTCCTGGTACACGAGGCCCGTCACCTGCGCCGTGATGGTCGAGACGTTGGGCAGGTCGAGTACGCGGCGGCGCAACGCCGATTCGAGGAAGGGGCGGCTGGACAGAAGCATGTGCGTGTCGCCGGTGCGCAACTGCTCCACGCCGTCGACGTAAAAGTCCATCGCGTCCGGCGTGAGCAGGACTCCACCGTCATCACGCATCTCGTCCGTGATGCCGGGCAGCCAGCCTTCCATCAGTGCGAGCCCGCCAGGCATCAGAGCGTGGGCCTGCTGATCGTGCGGTACACCGGCCCGTGGCTGCCCGGTCACGTCCACCTCGTCGCGCTCGATGACCAGCACCTCACGGGCGTAGTCGGCGAGCACACGGGCGGCCAGGAGGCCGGCAATGCTGCCGCCGAGCACACAGGCCGTGTCGAACAGGACCGGCGTGGACTCCGGCACGTCCTGCCGGACAAGTCTGTCGAACACGGCGACGGGCGATTCAGCCACCTTCACTCCTACGCCTGGTGGTGGCCGTGCGGCCGCCGGGTTGGCCGTTGCGGGCCAATCACCGATCGTGACCGCGCCCCGTCGGCAGTGCTTGTCTAGGAAAGTAAATCTCCATGTAGTTGCGTTGTCAAACACATAAGCCGACCGACGCGACGTTCAAGGCCCTCGGCACAGGAGTAGTCGCACACGAACGCCCACGCCGTCGCCTGGAGCGCGAGCGGCCAGGCTGCGCATCCGCTCGTGCGCGTGGGCTGCCACCGTCACGCAGTGCCGTTCACGAATCCGGCAGTCCGGTTCAGCGGACATACCAAAGTACAGAGATCCCGCATCCCCATGCTTCCTTGGTCTGCGAACTAGGCGTACCTATGGCCGAAGCCGCAGTTTCTCCAGATCGTTAGCGTGATGAACATGAACCTCAAGAAGCTTTCCGAAGATTTCATGCGGGCAGGAATCCCCGCAGTTCTGTTCACCGTTACGGGATTGTTCGTCACCGTATTCGCGGCTGTACAGATCCTCGATCGGGTCTGGGCCCACGTGGCACTGAACCTGCCGAACGTCCCCGGGCTCGGCGCGGTGGCCGCACTGCTCGTCGGCGGCGCCTTCCTCGTGGTCGCTGCACTGATCCACCGGCACGCGTCAACCGGGCGTACGCAAGCACGCGGGTGAGGTGAGGAGTTGGGAGCGCCGGTGGGCGGCCGGCCCGCGTTCTCGTCCGTGTGCGGGCGGGTGCCTGCACACGGACACACGCCATGAGCTGAGCACGAGCGGCCGCCGGACGGGCGCCTTCCGACGCGGGTCGAGCCGCGCATCGGTCTCGGCCGGAATCCCGGCCCGGGTCGGCTTGGGCTATGGCATGAAACGCGGTCGTGTCCTGATCGGCATGCACCATCCATTCCAATGAGCGGAATTTCGCCGAATACACACGAATTCCGGCGCGTCACCCGCCTTCCATCACATCTCGATCGTCCCCTCTTTCGCCGGTCACGTCGCCGGCCGGCACTGCCCGGCCGGCCGAAGGCGGCAGAACCGACCTTCGCCTCGTCCGGTGAGCCGCATCCGCTGCGCGGCTCCCGCCTCACCACGCACGCCATCACCTACGGAAAGAGCACAGGCCAGTACGTCATGACCGATTCCCCCAGGGGCCACGAGGCCCCTCGAGTACCCGCGATCGAGGCCGTCGGCCTCGGAAGGCGCTACCGACGCGGGTGGGCACTGCGCGACACCTCCTTCCGCCTTCCCGCCGGCCGCATCTGCGCACTGGTCGGTCCCAACGGCGCCGGTAAGACCACCCTTCTGTCCATGGCCGCCCATCTGATCGAGCCCACCACCGGCACGATCACGCTGTCCGGACACCATCCGGGCACCGCTGAAGCACGCCAGGGCACCGCCTTCCTCAGCCAGCAGAAGGCCCTCTACTCACGTTTCCGCGTCCACGAGATCCTCCGGATGGGACGAGAGCTCAACCCCACCTGGCACCAGGAGACGGCCGAGTCGGTCGTCGAGGCCGGCAACATTCCCATGAGCGCCCGCGTCGGCACTCTTTCGGGCGGACAGTCCACCCGCGTCGCCTTCGCCCTGGCCCTGGGCAAACAGCCCCGGCTGATGCTCCTGGACGAGCCCATGGCCGACCTGGACCCCCTGGTCCGCCATCAGATGACAGATCTCCTGCAGCAGGAAGCCAGGAGGAACGGCTCGACCGTCGTGATGTCCTCGCACCTGGTCTCCGAGCTGGAGAGCGCCTGCGACTACCTCGTGCTGGTCAACAGCGGCACCGTGCGCCTCGCCGGCGAGGTGGACACCCTCCTCGCCCAGCACCGCCGGCTCACCACGGACTCCGTTGATCACGCGCGCCACCGGAAGGATCTCGAAGGGCACACGGTGATCGCGACGTCCAGCGCGGACGGCCGGATCACCTCACTCGTCCGAACCGGTCCGGCACTGTCGAATGAGCTCGGCCTTCTCCCTCCCACGCTCGAGGAACTCGTGATCGGCTACCTCCGCACGCCCGACGCACCGACACTGCTCGCTCCGAGCGCGCAGATCGCCGGCGACAGCGAGGTAGCGGCATGAGCGCCGGTGCCCCGCTGACACGAGTCCGGCCCGCCCGCCGCCTGCGGCTGAGCGGACTGACCTGGCTGATCTGGCGACAGAACCGCACAGCCTTCTGGATCGGCCTGGCAGCCGCGGCCGCACTCACGGTCTACGCCGTCATCCAGCACCAGAGTGTGGCTGCGGCGGCCGGCGCGCAGCACCTGCGGGCCTGCCGCGCCCACGCGGGCTCCGTCGATTGCGTACGAGACCTGGTGGCGTTCCAGCACGACCACCAGAACCCGATCCGGCGCCCTCTGCAGGCCATGCTCCTGCTTCCCTTCCTGTTCGGTCTGTTCCTCGGTGGCCCACAGATCGCGCAGGAGCTGGAGTCCGGCACGTACCGCACGGTCGCCACCCAGTCCGTCACCCGCATGCGCTGGTTCATGGCGAAGCTCTGTGTGCCCCTCGCCATGGTCGTGGTCATCAGCGGCGTGATGGCAGCCGCGATGACCTGGTGGTGGCACCCGATCGTCGAAACGGCCGGGTACCAGCAGTGGCAGTACTGGTACCCCTTCTACGGGATCGGGCCCGTCGTCGTCGGCCTGAGTGTCCTGCTCTACCTGGTAGGAATGACCTTGGGTCTCCTCCTGCGCCGCACCGTCCTCGCCATGGGTGCCACACTCGCCCTCGGCGGCGGGCTCTTCGCGATGATCGAGTGGGCCCGTCCCTATCTCCCGCCGCGCCACACGGCCACTGCCCAGCACACCTCCACGCCCCCGGTCCCCGACGACGCGTGGCTCGTGGCGGACGGTCCGCTGTCACCGACCGGCCGGCACGTACCCGAAGCCTGGGACTGCTTCACCGCCAAGGACCCCGGGCCGTGCCTCAGCTCACACGGCATCTCGGGACGCTGGGCCGATTACCACCCCGTCTCGGACCTCTGGCCTCTGCAGTGGTCGACGACGGGCATCTGCCTGGTGCTGTCGGTCGTCCTCATCGCCGTCTCGGCCTGGTGGGTCGGCAACGGGTTCAGCAGCAGCTTCCGCAAGGCCTCTGCGGGTCGTCCTTGACCGACGCAGGAACGCCCGTGGGTGCGGCACACCATCCGGTGTGCCGCACCCACGGGCCGCCGGACACGCGGTGCACCGGTAGGCACGTCTCGACCGCGCGGCAGACGTTCACCGTCGGGCTCACTGGCATGACGGAACGAACGGGACCGGATGCAGGGAGCGACGGGAGCGGGGGTGCCGCTCGCCGTGCGACACGACTCACAGCCTGAGGAGACTCACCACTAGACAGACCTGTCTACTATGGAGCCATCCTTTCCGTCGAGCCCCGAGGGTGATCCATGAGAACCGCGTCCGTCGCTCCTCAAGCGGCCCCTTCCACCAGCCCTGCCAGGCGCGCTCCGGCGCATGCCGCGCAGGGCCGCCGGGCCATGGGACCGGCCGCGTCCCTGGCCCTGCTCGCCTCGATCCTCGTGTCGCTGCTGGCCGCGTCGAGCGCGCCCACTCCGCTCTACGCGATCTACCAGGCCCACTGGGGCTTCTCACCGATCACCATCACCGTCGTGTTCGGCGTGTACGCGGTGGCCGTG from Streptomyces sp. NBC_01341 includes these protein-coding regions:
- a CDS encoding alpha/beta fold hydrolase, with translation MKEQRISIDGQRVSYTASEGTGRTVVLVHGNSSSSRVWRHLLNGPFGERYRCLAPDLPGHGGSAHFGRADDYSLRSYASVLAGFVRELQAEDAVMVGWSLGGHIALEAASVLPEAAGFVLFGTPPVGSPADVGRAFLPNPAMGVGFSPEVDAEAALSYARSFLAPGSKLPTEELVADVLATDGAARAGLLASLQAGAFADERAVVEHLTQPLAVLHGEGEQLVSSEYLNGISMPTLWRGAVQILPGVGHAPHLEAPEDFAHILTRFITDLG
- a CDS encoding FAD-dependent oxidoreductase, coding for MAESPVAVFDRLVRQDVPESTPVLFDTACVLGGSIAGLLAARVLADYAREVLVIERDEVDVTGQPRAGVPHDQQAHALMPGGLALMEGWLPGITDEMRDDGGVLLTPDAMDFYVDGVEQLRTGDTHMLLSSRPFLESALRRRVLDLPNVSTITAQVTGLVYQDDAVSAVRYLEVDGEDILPVDFVVDAMGRSSNLSDWLDEAGYSRPHQQRMETGIHYTTAVFGGAGTGADRRFTTLQYPQFAGPGGLAAGLVVPVENDQRMVCLLVYGGNKPPGSMEEFRALCDRLPASFSRAADGVVVRDVMRFRQATSRRRDFVGLAHFPARIVSVGDAAVSLNAKYAQGVSSAALHAACLSDYLASDPDLALPGQRFFASQKVATDAAWGLSASADAVRTDILQGVERSEELQRQRSAMEQLMQAARTDATIAEACQAVRFMFAHPDTLADPALIERAVAVNQRAGRL
- a CDS encoding ABC transporter permease — translated: MSAGAPLTRVRPARRLRLSGLTWLIWRQNRTAFWIGLAAAAALTVYAVIQHQSVAAAAGAQHLRACRAHAGSVDCVRDLVAFQHDHQNPIRRPLQAMLLLPFLFGLFLGGPQIAQELESGTYRTVATQSVTRMRWFMAKLCVPLAMVVVISGVMAAAMTWWWHPIVETAGYQQWQYWYPFYGIGPVVVGLSVLLYLVGMTLGLLLRRTVLAMGATLALGGGLFAMIEWARPYLPPRHTATAQHTSTPPVPDDAWLVADGPLSPTGRHVPEAWDCFTAKDPGPCLSSHGISGRWADYHPVSDLWPLQWSTTGICLVLSVVLIAVSAWWVGNGFSSSFRKASAGRP
- a CDS encoding DoxX family protein, coding for MYIAAVVLSILLALATLAAGAPKAQLKGDVPDGLIQKGLSATMVRLIGLAEVAAGIGLVVGIWWQPLGIAAAAGLAVVFLGAISFHTKWGDYRDSAARNAAMAPVIFLVLAVASAITLAASL
- a CDS encoding flavin-containing monooxygenase, whose amino-acid sequence is MRSPSEPVTGQSDPHTVVDVVIVGAGFSGLGVAAMLDRAGFASFVILEAADDLGGAWRDNTYPGCGCDIPSPLYSYSFDQKADWSRLFARQPEILGYLRDVAHRRRLVGRARFGRRVDSARWIGAEARWEVMTSAGETYRARFLVSAVGPLHHPAYPDLPGIDSFDGPAFHSAAWRHDVDLRGKRVAVIGAGASAIQFVPAIVDEVAALTVFQRTPPWIVPKADRPFDRRHRLLARWFPPYRWWVRERLFRIHEERAAGFVSDRRAMAKTEALARRLIERQVPDPDMRTAVTPDYAVGCKRLLVSNDWYPALARPHVQVRRGGVGEVRPGGVVGDDGVEVAADVLVYGTGFDSQNTVRIDITGRGGVTLAEAWEDGNQAYLGTTVAGFPNMFLMVGPNTGLGHNSQIFMIESQARYVVSLLRRLRRRRADSLEVRPDVQGAFNEWMDGRMAGTVWQSGGCRSWYQDPRSGRNTVLWPGTALAFRRRTRRIRMTDYRVERRGSGDARGGRSR
- a CDS encoding class I adenylate-forming enzyme family protein — protein: MRAKTLARRFIEIGAEHGGREALVDGPVRLHHGEVLRRATAVAVRLRHLGVGPGDRVAILLPNCWEYAVTYMGVQLTGAIAVLVNTRLAGPELTHVFSDSGATVIVTDGRQGMLGSRIPGEFAELVVPVETLLAAPDPGVPDVDPSSLPGCERDASDVAHLLYTSGTTGRPKGAMHTHANLLFNARTVRERLGAGPDERTLIAAPMFHAVGVVSQFVGFVTAGGCCVFTPEFKAKTVVELMARERITFFAGVAAMLRLILLEAEHTAPDLSSLRLFVMGGSPVPEDFPGEVAKRLPGLTLANVWGLTEGTSITTYTEGEEYSAHAGTVGLPVAGLEVAVSAGGGRPEDLRDTVGELCMRGPAVSAGYWNNPDATAATFVDGWLHTGDVGSVDGQGFVRVLDRLKDMIIRGGENVYCLEVENALNTHPDVADVAVVGVSDPILDERVRAVVVPRSGCSPDVESLRRHAAASLADYKVPSEFLFVEELPRNASGKVLKRSLVEIALTAPDDDRPRAGDVTEENDALPL
- a CDS encoding ABC transporter ATP-binding protein → MTDSPRGHEAPRVPAIEAVGLGRRYRRGWALRDTSFRLPAGRICALVGPNGAGKTTLLSMAAHLIEPTTGTITLSGHHPGTAEARQGTAFLSQQKALYSRFRVHEILRMGRELNPTWHQETAESVVEAGNIPMSARVGTLSGGQSTRVAFALALGKQPRLMLLDEPMADLDPLVRHQMTDLLQQEARRNGSTVVMSSHLVSELESACDYLVLVNSGTVRLAGEVDTLLAQHRRLTTDSVDHARHRKDLEGHTVIATSSADGRITSLVRTGPALSNELGLLPPTLEELVIGYLRTPDAPTLLAPSAQIAGDSEVAA